A genomic segment from Diceros bicornis minor isolate mBicDic1 chromosome 5, mDicBic1.mat.cur, whole genome shotgun sequence encodes:
- the PCK2 gene encoding phosphoenolpyruvate carboxykinase [GTP], mitochondrial, with protein MAAVYRPGLRLAWHGLSPWGWSSRRSLQTLRVLNGDLGQLPAGVQDFVERSAHLCQPEGIHICDGTDAENAAILTLLEQQGLIRKLPKYNNCWLARTDPKDVARVESKTVIVTPSQRDTVPLPAGGARGQLGNWMSPAEFQRALDERFPGCMQGRTMYVLPFSMGPVGSPLSRIGVQLTDSAYVVASMRIMTRLGTPVLQALGDSDFVKCLHSVGQPLTGQGEPVSQWPCNPEKTLIGHVPDQREIVSFGSGYGGNSLLGKKCFALRIASRLARDEGWLAEHMLILGITNPAGKKRYVAAAFPSACGKTNMAMMQPALPGWKVECVGDDIAWMRFDSDGQLRAINPENGFFGVAPGTSATTNPNAMATIQSNTLFTNVAETSDGGVYWEGIDQPLSPGVTVTSWLGKPWKLGDKEPCAHPNSRFCAPARQCPIIDPAWEAPEGVPIDAIIFGGRRPKGVPLVYEAFNWRHGVFVGSAMRSESTAAAEHKGKIIMHDPFAMRPFFGYNFGRYLEHWLSMEGRKRVRLPRIFHVNWFRRNEAGGFLWPGFGENARVLDWICRRLEGEDSARETPIGLVPKEGALDLSGLGAIDTTQLFSLPKDFWEQEVRDIRSYLTEQVNQDLPKEVLAELEGLEGRVRRM; from the exons ATGGCCGCTGTGTACCGCCCCGGCCTGCG GCTTGCCTGGCATGGGCTGAGCCCCTGGGGCTGGTCATCACGGCGCAGCCTCCAGACCCTGCGGGTACTCAATGGAGATCTGGGTCAGCTGCCTGCTGGGGTTCAAGACTTTGTGGAGCGCAGTGCCCACCTGTGCCAACCAGAGGGCATCCACATCTGTGATGGGACCGATGCAGAGAATGCAGCCATACTGACTCTGCTGGAGCAGCAGGGACTCATCCGAAAGCTCCCCAAGTACAATAACTG CTGGCTGGCCCGCACAGACCCCAAGGATGTGGCACGAGTAGAGAGCAAGACGGTGATTGTCACTCCTTCTCAACGGGACACGGTGCCCCTCCCAGCTGGTGGGGCCCGTGGGCAGCTGGGCAACTGGATGTCCCCAGCTGAGTTCCAGCGAGCTCTCGATGAGAGGTTTCCAGGCTGCATGCAGG GCCGAACCATGTACGTACTTCCGTTCAGCATGGGTCCCGTGGGCTCCCCACTGTCCCGAATTGGAGTGCAGCTCACCGATTCAGCCTACGTGGTGGCAAGCATGCGTATTATGACCCGGCTGGGGACGCCGGTGCTTCAGGCCCTAGGAGATAGCGACTTTGTCAAGTGTCTGCACTccgtgggccagcccctgaccggGCAAG GGGAGCCGGTGAGCCAGTGGCCATGCAACCCAGAGAAAACCCTGATTGGCCACGTGCCTGACCAGCGGGAGATCGTCTCCTTCGGCAGCGGCTATGGTGGCAACTCCCTGCTGGGCAAGAAGTGCTTTGCCCTTCGCATCGCCTCTCGGCTAGCCAGGGATGAGGGCTGGCTGGCGGAGCACATGCTG ATCCTGGGTATTACCAACCCCGCGGGGAAGAAGCGCTATGTGGCAGCCGCCTTCCCCAGTGCCTGTGGCAAGACGAACATGGCCATGATGCAGCCGGCACTGCCAGGCTGgaaagtggagtgtgtgggggatgACATTGCCTGGATGAGGTTTGACAGTGATG GGCAACTCCGGGCCATCAACCCTGAGAATGGCTTCTTCGGGGTGGCCCCTGGCACCTCTGCCACCACCAATCCCAATGCCATGGCCACAATCCAGAGTAACACTCTTTTCACCAACGTGGCTGAGACCAGCGATGGAGGCGTGTACTGGGAGGGCATTGACCAGCCTCTTTCACCTGGCGTCACCGTGACCTCCTGGCTGGGCAAACCCTGGAAACTTG GTGACAAGGAGCCCTGTGCACATCCCAACTCTCGCTTTTGTGCCCCGGCTCGCCAGTGCCCCATCATAGACCCAGCCTGGGAGGCCCCTGAGGGTGTCCCCATTGACGCCATCATCTTTGGAGGCCGCAGACCCAAAG GAGTACCCTTGGTATATGAGGCCTTCAACTGGCGCCACGGGGTGTTTGTGGGCAGTGCCATGCGCTCTGAGTCCACTGCTGCGGCTGAACACAAAG GCAAGATCATCATGCACGACCCATTTGCCATGCGGCCCTTTTTCGGTTACAACTTTGGGCGCTACCTAGAACACTGGCTGAGCATGGAGGGGCGCAAGCGGGTTCGGTTGCCCCGTATCTTCCACGTCAACTGGTTCCGGCGCAACGAGGCAGGCGGCTTCCTGTGGCCAGGCTTTGGAGAGAATGCTCGGGTGCTGGACTGGATCTGCCGGCGGCTAGAGGGGGAGGACAGTGCCCGAGAGACACCCATTGGGCTGGTGCCAAAGGAAGGCGCCTTGGATCTCAGTGGCCTAGGAGCCATAGACACCACCCAGCTGTTCTCACTCCCCAAGGACTTCTGGGAACAGGAGGTTCGTGACATTCGGAGCTACCTGACAGAGCAGGTCAACCAGGATCTGCCCAAGGAAGTGTTGGCTGAGCTGGAGGGCCTGGAGGGACGTGTGCGCAGAATGTGA
- the DCAF11 gene encoding DDB1- and CUL4-associated factor 11 isoform X2, with amino-acid sequence MKMWIWPRGQVRLVQGGGAANLQLIQALSDSEEEHDSAWDGRLGDRYNPPVDATPDTRELECNEIKTQVELATGWLGLKRAAQEHSFPQMLHQRERGLCHRGSFSLGEKSRVMSHFLPNDLAFTDTYSQKAFCGIYSKDGQIFMSACQDQTIRLYDCRYGRFRKFKSIKARDVGWSVLDVAFTPDGNHFLYSSWSDYIHICNIYGEGDTHTALDLRPDERRFAVFSIAVSSDGREVLGGANDGCLYVFDREQNRRTLQIESHEDDVNAVAFADISSQILFSGGDDAICKVWDRRTMREDDPKPVGALAGHQDGITFIDSKGDARYLISNSKDQTIKLWDIRRFSSREGMEASRQAATQQNWDYRWQQVPKKAWRKLKLPGDSSLMTYRGHGVLHTLIRCRFSPTHSTGQQFIYSGCSTGKVVVYNLLSGHIVKKLTNHKACVRDVSWHPFEEKIVSSSWDGSLRLWQYRQAEYFQDDMPESEEHPSTPAPVPHPSTAFSSPQ; translated from the exons atgaagatGTGGATCTGGCCCAG AGGCCAAGTAAGGTTGGTGCAAGGAGGAGGTGCAGCAAATTTACAACTCATCCAGGCCCTCTCAGACTCGGAGGAAGAGCATGACAGTGCCTGGGATGGTCGTCTTGGGGACCGATACAACCCACCCG TGGATGCAACCCCTGACACCCGGGAGCTGGAATGCAATGAGATCAAGACGCAAGTGGAATTGGCCACAGGGTGGCTGGGGCTTAAGCGGGCAGCCCAGGAGCACAGCTTTCCTCAAATGCTGCACCAG AGAGAACGGGGCCTCTGCCACCGGGGAAGCTTCTCCCTTGGAGAAAAGTCTCGAGTGATGTCTCA ctTCTTGCCCAATGATCTGGCCTTCACTGATACGTACTCGCAGAAGGCTTTCTGTGGCATCTACAGCAAAGATGGTCAGATCTTCATGTCTGCTTGCCAAG ACCAGACAATCCGACTGTATGACTGCCGGTATGGCCGCTTTCGTAAATTCAAGAGCATCAAGGCCCGGGATGTCGGCTGGAGTGTCCTGGATGTGGCCTTCACCCCTGATGGGAACCACTTCCTATACTCCAGCTGGTCTGATTATA TTCATATCTGCAACATCTACGGGGAAGGAGACACACATACTGCCCTGGATCTAAG GCCAGATGAGCGTCGCTTTGCTGTCTTCTCCATTGCTGTCTCCTCAGATGGACGAGAAGTGCTGGGAGG GGCCAATGACGGATGCCTGTATGTCTTTGATCGAGAACAGAACCGGCGCACCCTTCAG ATTGAGTCCCATGAAGATGATGTAAACGCAGTGGCCTTTGCTGACATAAGCTCCCAAATCCTGTTCTCCGGGGGTGATGATGCCATCTGCAAAGTGTGGGATCGACGCACCATGCGAGAGGATGACCCCAAGCCTGTGGGTGCGCTGGCTGGACACCAGGATGGCATCACCTTTATTGACAGCAAG GGTGATGCCCGGTATCTCATCTCTAACTCCAAAGACCAGACCATCAAGCTCTGGGATATCCGACGCTTTTCCAGCCGGGAAGGCATGGAAGCCTCACGCCAGGCTGCCACACAGCAAAACTGGGACTACCGCTGGCAGCAGGTGCCCAAAAAAG CCTGGCGGAAGCTGAAGCTCCCAGGGGACAGCTCCTTGATGACATACCGGGGCCACGGGGTGCTGCACACCCTCATCCGCTGCCGATtctcccccacccacagcactGGCCAGCAGTTCATCTACAGTGGCTGCTCTACTGGCAAAGTGGTCG TGTACAACCTCCTCAGCGGCCACATTGTGAAGAAGCTGACCAACCACAAGGCCTGTGTGCGTGACGTCAGCTGGCACCCCTTTGAGGAGAAGATTGTCAGCAGTTCG TGGGATGGGAGCCTGCGTCTGTGGCAGTACCGTCAGGCTGAGTACTTCCAGGATGACATGCCAGAGTCCGAGGAACACCCCAGCACCCCTGCCCCAGTGCCCCACCCCTCTACAGCCTTTTCCTCGCCCCAGTAG
- the DCAF11 gene encoding DDB1- and CUL4-associated factor 11 isoform X1, translating into MGSRNSSSAGTGSGDPSDGLPRRGARLRRGEEEEEEDEDVDLAQVLAYLLRRGQVRLVQGGGAANLQLIQALSDSEEEHDSAWDGRLGDRYNPPVDATPDTRELECNEIKTQVELATGWLGLKRAAQEHSFPQMLHQRERGLCHRGSFSLGEKSRVMSHFLPNDLAFTDTYSQKAFCGIYSKDGQIFMSACQDQTIRLYDCRYGRFRKFKSIKARDVGWSVLDVAFTPDGNHFLYSSWSDYIHICNIYGEGDTHTALDLRPDERRFAVFSIAVSSDGREVLGGANDGCLYVFDREQNRRTLQIESHEDDVNAVAFADISSQILFSGGDDAICKVWDRRTMREDDPKPVGALAGHQDGITFIDSKGDARYLISNSKDQTIKLWDIRRFSSREGMEASRQAATQQNWDYRWQQVPKKAWRKLKLPGDSSLMTYRGHGVLHTLIRCRFSPTHSTGQQFIYSGCSTGKVVVYNLLSGHIVKKLTNHKACVRDVSWHPFEEKIVSSSWDGSLRLWQYRQAEYFQDDMPESEEHPSTPAPVPHPSTAFSSPQ; encoded by the exons ATGGGATCGCGGAACAGCAGCAGCGCAGGAACTGGGTCCGGAGACCCCTCCGACGGCTTGCCCCGAAGAGGGGCTCGCCTGCGTCggggtgaggaagaggaagaggaggatgaagatGTGGATCTGGCCCAGGTACTGGCCTATCTCCTCCGCAG AGGCCAAGTAAGGTTGGTGCAAGGAGGAGGTGCAGCAAATTTACAACTCATCCAGGCCCTCTCAGACTCGGAGGAAGAGCATGACAGTGCCTGGGATGGTCGTCTTGGGGACCGATACAACCCACCCG TGGATGCAACCCCTGACACCCGGGAGCTGGAATGCAATGAGATCAAGACGCAAGTGGAATTGGCCACAGGGTGGCTGGGGCTTAAGCGGGCAGCCCAGGAGCACAGCTTTCCTCAAATGCTGCACCAG AGAGAACGGGGCCTCTGCCACCGGGGAAGCTTCTCCCTTGGAGAAAAGTCTCGAGTGATGTCTCA ctTCTTGCCCAATGATCTGGCCTTCACTGATACGTACTCGCAGAAGGCTTTCTGTGGCATCTACAGCAAAGATGGTCAGATCTTCATGTCTGCTTGCCAAG ACCAGACAATCCGACTGTATGACTGCCGGTATGGCCGCTTTCGTAAATTCAAGAGCATCAAGGCCCGGGATGTCGGCTGGAGTGTCCTGGATGTGGCCTTCACCCCTGATGGGAACCACTTCCTATACTCCAGCTGGTCTGATTATA TTCATATCTGCAACATCTACGGGGAAGGAGACACACATACTGCCCTGGATCTAAG GCCAGATGAGCGTCGCTTTGCTGTCTTCTCCATTGCTGTCTCCTCAGATGGACGAGAAGTGCTGGGAGG GGCCAATGACGGATGCCTGTATGTCTTTGATCGAGAACAGAACCGGCGCACCCTTCAG ATTGAGTCCCATGAAGATGATGTAAACGCAGTGGCCTTTGCTGACATAAGCTCCCAAATCCTGTTCTCCGGGGGTGATGATGCCATCTGCAAAGTGTGGGATCGACGCACCATGCGAGAGGATGACCCCAAGCCTGTGGGTGCGCTGGCTGGACACCAGGATGGCATCACCTTTATTGACAGCAAG GGTGATGCCCGGTATCTCATCTCTAACTCCAAAGACCAGACCATCAAGCTCTGGGATATCCGACGCTTTTCCAGCCGGGAAGGCATGGAAGCCTCACGCCAGGCTGCCACACAGCAAAACTGGGACTACCGCTGGCAGCAGGTGCCCAAAAAAG CCTGGCGGAAGCTGAAGCTCCCAGGGGACAGCTCCTTGATGACATACCGGGGCCACGGGGTGCTGCACACCCTCATCCGCTGCCGATtctcccccacccacagcactGGCCAGCAGTTCATCTACAGTGGCTGCTCTACTGGCAAAGTGGTCG TGTACAACCTCCTCAGCGGCCACATTGTGAAGAAGCTGACCAACCACAAGGCCTGTGTGCGTGACGTCAGCTGGCACCCCTTTGAGGAGAAGATTGTCAGCAGTTCG TGGGATGGGAGCCTGCGTCTGTGGCAGTACCGTCAGGCTGAGTACTTCCAGGATGACATGCCAGAGTCCGAGGAACACCCCAGCACCCCTGCCCCAGTGCCCCACCCCTCTACAGCCTTTTCCTCGCCCCAGTAG